In the genome of Triticum urartu cultivar G1812 chromosome 5, Tu2.1, whole genome shotgun sequence, one region contains:
- the LOC125555791 gene encoding uncharacterized protein LOC125555791, which yields MHLLHGSAMIGGSCGGRALRRVDSSPKPSLCRSDAMKKKRSKRSRLSAALRELRLAAKARDKEGLLQILVTGHRTSRGGSGNGERTGGPSTERGVADTGDDQRATLRWQGRGVDAAGRADGPLLELGRPTATRGASCGGRRCPSWALAVALVLALVCVVALGTAPAICCCTCAAWLCGGCGAQEHASDRRRGGSCRGSVRVIQPQAGSTLYHAEVTSG from the coding sequence ATGCATCTGCTCCACGGGTCTGCTATGATCGGTGGCAGCTGCGGCGGCAGAGCTCTCCGGCGAGTCGACAGCTCCCCGAAGCCGTCCTTGTGCCGGAGCGACgccatgaagaagaagaggagcaAGAGGTCCAGGCTCTCGGCCGCGCTGCGGGAGCTCAGGCTGGCGGCCAAGGCGAGGGACAAGGAGGGGCTCCTTCAGATCCTCGTCACCGGACACCGCACTAGCCGCGGAGGATCCGGCAACGGCGAGCGCACCGGCGGACCATCGACGGAGCGCGGTGTAGCTGATACGGGCGACGACCAGCGCGCGACACTGCGGTGGCAGGGACGCGGCGTTGATGCAGCCGGGCGTGCCGATGGTCCTCTTCTTGAGTTGGGGAGACCGACAGCAACCAGGGGAGCCAGCTGCGGCGGCCGTCGTTGCCCGAGTTGGGCGCTGGCAGTGGCGCTTGTGCTCGCGCTGGTTTGCGTGGTAGCGCTCGGGACGGCGCCGGCCATCTGTTGCTGCACCTGCGCGGCCTGGTTGTGCGGCGGCTGCGGCGCGCAGGAGCATGCATCTgaccggcggcggggcggctcctGCCGTGGCAGCGTTAGAGTAATACAGCCACAAGCCGGTAGTACACTGTATCATGCAGAGGTCACCAGTGGGTGA